The Oncorhynchus keta strain PuntledgeMale-10-30-2019 chromosome 17, Oket_V2, whole genome shotgun sequence genome has a window encoding:
- the LOC127908468 gene encoding G-protein coupled receptor 183-like produces MGINSTSSYGGSPTPPPCNISNTFFCGDQNSNGTNSFATSSFVEMFWSFYGVDSSIDEVMQQCHILADSIVWLSIKIFTLLTGLPANVGLLWLLMSSKKALSASKVLGLNLSILDILYCLCLPMDIYIAMHHDASQQMLTAAEALYALNIFGCPLLLACMCVERYLAAAHPMTYIRLGKWQYRAGVCVLAWLLTLVVMLLAYFQGVFSMALYLALTTSLLFLIMLMCLVGIVWVLCKSRPGEGSGSGGSMNLKRRALKNILAVLVPSVVAYTPLVALVPFMSMWHLEEEDQEANSIHCRILQLLLAFPNFGLFIGPLFYLARIRLLLPCCRKGNNKALADSKTQAE; encoded by the coding sequence ATGGGCATCAATAGCACTTCCTCCTATGGGGGTAGCCCTACGCCACCACCCTGCAACATAAGCAACACTTTTTTTTGCGGGGACCAAAACTCCAATGGCACCAATAGTTTTGCCACATCATCATTTGTTGAAATGTTCTGGTCATTCTATGGCGTAGATAGCAGCATAGATGAGGTGATGCAACAGTGTCACATACTTGCCGATTCTATTGTGTGGTTGAGCATCAAGATCTTCACCCTGCTGACAGGTCTCCCAGCCAACGTGGGCCTGCTGTGGCTGTTGATGAGCAGCAAGAAGGCCCTGTCAGCCTCTAAGGTCTTGGGCCTCAACCTGTCCATCCTGGACATCCTCTACTGCCTCTGCCTGCCCATGGACATCTACATTGCCATGCACCACGATGCGTCCCAACAGATGCTCACGGCAGCCGAAGCCCTCTACGCCCTCAACATCTTCGGATGTCCTCTCCTGCTGGCCTGCATGTGTGTGGAGCGCTACCTGGCAGCAGCCCACCCCATGACCTACATACGGCTGGGGAAGTGGCAGTACCGCGCCGGGGTTTGTGTCCTGGCCTGGCTTCTCACCCTGGTGGTGATGCTGCTGGCCTACTTCCAGGGGGTGTTCTCCATGGCTTTGTACTTGGCCCTCACCACTTCACTCCTGTTCCTGATCATGCTGATGTGTCTGGTGGGCATTGTGTGGGTGCTGTGCAAGAGTAGGCCTGGAGAGGGCTCAGGATCTGGGGGAAGTATGAACCTGAAGAGGAGAGCTCTGAAGAACATCTTAGCTGTGCTGGTACCCTCCGTGGTGGCCTACACTCCTCTGGTGGCCCTGGTGCCCTTCATGTCCATGTGGCacctggaggaggaggaccaggaggCTAACAGCATACACTGCCGCATCCTCCAGCTTCTCCTGGCCTTCCCTAACTTCGGCCTGTTCATTGGACCCCTGTTCTACCTGGCCCGCATCAGGCTGCTGCTCCCCTGCTGCAGGAAGGGAAATAATAAAGCGCTAGCAGACTCCAAGACACAGGCAGAATAG
- the LOC118395936 gene encoding apoptosis facilitator Bcl-2-like protein 14 isoform X1, whose product MENHATAGAAVDACGVDQRSDEYRLLMAYCGKRKRQRSGPMPQCQGLIQKEGPPTSRHNARLYDTGPIHDKFQGCAPSRHGPVAAATGAAGGEDSTLNGVADRLTQIADSVQITTDDIESDGTDDQHDVIRRLVELLKVSGDKLNEEIMNNHILQRHLQTSFTYSLFETVTSTLLQGVTGVESDGPVARTGCPAPEKEERVQREKIALACEVTSKLSALDLHPMSRAMGFGTRYLQEHHTAWVKKHGGWNNVFDSEDTD is encoded by the exons ATGGAGAACCATGCAACAGCAGGGGCTGCCGTGGATGCATGCGGAGTGGACCAACGTAGCGATGAGTATCGACTGCTCATGGCTTACTGTGGCAAAAGGAAGAGGCAGCGGTCTGGCCCAATGCCTCAATGTCAAGGCCTCATTCAAAAAGAAGGTCCTCCCACATCCAGACATAATGCTAGACTTTATGACACCGGTCCCATACACGACAAATTTCAAGGTTGTGCTCCGTCCAGACATGGCCCAGTGGCAG cAGCTACTGGAgctgcaggaggagaggacagtaccTTGAATGGAGTAGCAGACAGGTTGACTCAGATTGCAGACTCTGTGCAGATCACAACAGACGACATAGAGTCAGACGGGACAGACGATCAACATG ATGTCATCCGAAGACTAGTGGAGTTGCTGAAGGTGTCTGGAGACAAGCtgaatgaggag ATCATGAATAACCACATCTTGCAGAGGCACCTCCAGACTTCCTTCACTTACAGTCTGTTTGAGACGGTGACCTCCACCCTGCTCCAGGGAGTGACGGGGGTAGAGAGTGATGGTCCTGTAGCCCGGACAGGCTGCCCTGCCcctgagaaggaggagagggtcCAGAGGGAGAAGATTGCCTTGGCCTGCGAGGTGACTAGCAAGCTATCTGCCCTGGACCTCCACCCCATGAGCCGGGCCATGGGCTTTGGGACACGCTACCTCCAGGAGCACCACACGGCCTGGGTGAAGAAACACGGGGGCTGG AATAACGTGTTTGACAGTGAAGACACTGATTAG
- the LOC118395936 gene encoding apoptosis facilitator Bcl-2-like protein 14 isoform X2, with protein sequence MENHATAGAAVDACGVDQRSDEYRLLMAYCGKRKRQRSGPMPQCQGLIQKEGPPTSRHNARLYDTGPIHDKFQGCAPSRHGPVAATGAAGGEDSTLNGVADRLTQIADSVQITTDDIESDGTDDQHDVIRRLVELLKVSGDKLNEEIMNNHILQRHLQTSFTYSLFETVTSTLLQGVTGVESDGPVARTGCPAPEKEERVQREKIALACEVTSKLSALDLHPMSRAMGFGTRYLQEHHTAWVKKHGGWNNVFDSEDTD encoded by the exons ATGGAGAACCATGCAACAGCAGGGGCTGCCGTGGATGCATGCGGAGTGGACCAACGTAGCGATGAGTATCGACTGCTCATGGCTTACTGTGGCAAAAGGAAGAGGCAGCGGTCTGGCCCAATGCCTCAATGTCAAGGCCTCATTCAAAAAGAAGGTCCTCCCACATCCAGACATAATGCTAGACTTTATGACACCGGTCCCATACACGACAAATTTCAAGGTTGTGCTCCGTCCAGACATGGCCCAGTGGCAG CTACTGGAgctgcaggaggagaggacagtaccTTGAATGGAGTAGCAGACAGGTTGACTCAGATTGCAGACTCTGTGCAGATCACAACAGACGACATAGAGTCAGACGGGACAGACGATCAACATG ATGTCATCCGAAGACTAGTGGAGTTGCTGAAGGTGTCTGGAGACAAGCtgaatgaggag ATCATGAATAACCACATCTTGCAGAGGCACCTCCAGACTTCCTTCACTTACAGTCTGTTTGAGACGGTGACCTCCACCCTGCTCCAGGGAGTGACGGGGGTAGAGAGTGATGGTCCTGTAGCCCGGACAGGCTGCCCTGCCcctgagaaggaggagagggtcCAGAGGGAGAAGATTGCCTTGGCCTGCGAGGTGACTAGCAAGCTATCTGCCCTGGACCTCCACCCCATGAGCCGGGCCATGGGCTTTGGGACACGCTACCTCCAGGAGCACCACACGGCCTGGGTGAAGAAACACGGGGGCTGG AATAACGTGTTTGACAGTGAAGACACTGATTAG